The Haladaptatus cibarius D43 genome window below encodes:
- the mutS gene encoding DNA mismatch repair protein MutS, whose protein sequence is MSEGGIVGEFFSLKEEADADVLTMQVGDFYEFFADDAELVGDVLDLNVSQKSSHGSSYPMAGVPLSELTPYMKQLVERGYRVAIADQYETENGHAREISRVVTPGTLLETTNDDAQYLAGIVRVDDGYGLAFADVTTGRFLVSSVSGPDADSKALTELYRFDPAEVLPGPEIRNDDSFLEAVRERTNASLSLHDANAFAPGKAKHVTREQFGTEALSSIGLDSADGNAPNAEVRAAGAVLSYVEETGAGVLGSMTRLQSYHADDHVELDATTQRNLELTETMHGDRNGSLFDTVDHTKTSAGRRLLKEWLQRPRRSLDLLRERQSNVSAFAESALAREEIRETLGDTYDLERLASKAVSGSADANDLLRVRDSLAVLPAVADSIANAPSLSSSPLAELVARADRAQAERLREELAEALADDPPKTVTQGGLFRRGYDDELDEIIDQHEENLEWFDTLASREKSRTGISHLQVDRNKTDGYYLQVGKSDTDKVPEEYEAVKTLKNSERYVTDELREREREILRLEERRGELEYELFGQLRVRIANHAELMQDVGRTLAELDTLASLAVHAVENGWVRPELAESGFDIEQGRHPVVEQTTEFVPNDVRMDDEREFLIVTGPNMSGKSTYMRQVALITLLSQVGSFVPAREARVGLVDGIFTRVGALDELAQGRSTFMVEMQELSNILHSASEDSLVILDEVGRGTATYDGISIAWAATEYLHNEVRAKTLFATHYHELTTLADHLPRVANVHVAADERDGDVTFLRTVRDGPTNRSYGIHVADLAGVPVPVVERSRDVLDRLRQEKAIEAKGGTSSEPVQAVFDLGSGEFQQGEIGSSAGENRDESSGTGSDTSEIDPETEAVLSELSGVEVADVSPIELMSKVQEWQKRLDGE, encoded by the coding sequence GTGAGCGAGGGCGGCATCGTCGGGGAGTTTTTCTCGCTGAAAGAGGAGGCAGACGCGGACGTGCTGACGATGCAGGTCGGCGACTTCTACGAATTTTTCGCCGACGACGCGGAACTGGTCGGCGACGTGCTGGATTTAAACGTTTCCCAGAAGTCGAGCCACGGAAGCAGCTATCCGATGGCAGGTGTCCCGCTTTCGGAACTCACGCCGTATATGAAACAACTGGTCGAACGCGGTTACCGAGTGGCAATCGCCGACCAGTACGAAACGGAAAACGGCCACGCCCGCGAGATTTCGCGGGTCGTGACGCCGGGGACGCTGCTCGAAACGACGAACGACGACGCCCAGTATCTCGCCGGAATCGTTCGCGTGGACGACGGCTACGGGTTGGCCTTCGCGGACGTGACGACGGGGAGATTTCTGGTCAGTTCGGTGTCCGGCCCGGACGCCGATTCGAAGGCGCTGACGGAACTCTATCGATTCGACCCTGCCGAAGTGCTTCCCGGTCCCGAGATTCGCAACGACGATTCGTTCCTCGAAGCGGTGCGCGAACGGACAAACGCCTCCCTCTCGCTTCACGATGCGAACGCCTTCGCGCCCGGAAAGGCGAAACACGTCACCCGCGAGCAGTTCGGAACTGAGGCGCTTTCCAGCATCGGCTTAGATTCCGCCGACGGAAACGCGCCGAACGCGGAAGTTCGCGCGGCGGGGGCCGTTCTCTCCTACGTCGAAGAGACGGGTGCGGGCGTCCTCGGGTCGATGACGCGCCTCCAGTCGTATCACGCAGACGACCACGTCGAACTGGACGCGACGACCCAGCGCAACCTCGAACTCACGGAAACCATGCACGGCGACCGAAACGGGTCGCTGTTCGACACGGTAGACCACACGAAAACCAGCGCGGGCCGTCGCCTGTTGAAGGAGTGGCTTCAGCGCCCTCGTCGGTCGCTCGATTTGCTCCGCGAGCGCCAGTCGAACGTGTCGGCCTTCGCGGAATCCGCGTTGGCCCGCGAAGAGATTCGGGAAACGCTCGGGGACACGTACGATCTCGAACGGCTGGCGAGCAAAGCCGTCTCGGGGAGTGCCGACGCGAACGATTTGCTCCGGGTTCGGGACAGCCTCGCGGTTCTCCCGGCCGTCGCGGATTCGATTGCGAACGCACCGTCCCTATCGAGTTCGCCACTCGCAGAACTCGTGGCTCGTGCCGACCGAGCGCAGGCAGAACGCCTGCGCGAGGAGTTGGCCGAAGCACTGGCCGACGACCCGCCGAAAACCGTCACGCAAGGTGGACTATTCCGCCGGGGCTACGACGACGAACTGGACGAAATCATCGACCAGCACGAGGAGAATCTGGAATGGTTCGACACCCTCGCAAGCCGCGAAAAATCGCGGACTGGAATCTCGCATTTGCAGGTAGACCGCAACAAAACAGATGGTTACTACCTCCAAGTCGGCAAGTCGGACACGGACAAGGTTCCCGAGGAGTACGAGGCGGTCAAGACGCTAAAAAACTCGGAACGATACGTCACGGACGAACTGCGCGAGCGAGAGCGTGAAATACTGCGTCTCGAAGAACGCCGCGGCGAGTTGGAGTACGAACTGTTCGGGCAACTCAGGGTGCGAATCGCAAACCACGCGGAACTCATGCAGGACGTGGGGCGCACGCTGGCCGAACTCGACACCCTCGCAAGCCTCGCGGTTCACGCCGTCGAAAACGGCTGGGTTCGTCCGGAACTCGCCGAGTCGGGATTCGACATCGAACAGGGTCGCCACCCCGTCGTGGAACAGACGACCGAGTTCGTCCCCAACGACGTGCGGATGGACGACGAGCGCGAGTTCCTCATCGTCACCGGGCCGAACATGTCCGGCAAATCGACGTACATGCGCCAAGTCGCGTTGATTACCCTGCTCTCCCAAGTCGGCAGTTTCGTCCCCGCGCGGGAGGCGCGAGTCGGATTGGTCGATGGCATCTTCACCCGCGTCGGCGCGCTGGACGAGTTGGCCCAAGGGCGTTCGACGTTCATGGTGGAGATGCAGGAGCTATCGAACATCCTCCACTCCGCGAGCGAGGATTCCCTCGTCATTCTGGACGAGGTGGGACGCGGAACCGCGACCTACGACGGAATCTCGATTGCGTGGGCCGCGACGGAGTATCTGCACAACGAGGTTCGCGCGAAAACGCTCTTTGCGACTCACTACCACGAACTGACGACGCTGGCCGACCACCTGCCGAGAGTTGCCAACGTCCACGTTGCGGCAGATGAGCGAGATGGCGACGTAACCTTCCTCAGAACCGTCCGCGACGGCCCGACGAACCGCAGTTACGGGATTCACGTCGCAGACCTCGCTGGCGTACCGGTTCCAGTGGTCGAACGCTCCCGTGACGTCCTCGACAGGTTACGACAGGAGAAGGCAATCGAGGCGAAAGGTGGCACGTCGAGCGAACCGGTACAGGCCGTGTTCGACCTCGGAAGCGGCGAGTTCCAGCAGGGAGAGATTGGTTCGAGTGCTGGCGAAAATAGGGACGAATCGAGCGGAACCGGGAGCGACACGTCGGAAATCGACCCCGAAACTGAAGCCGTGCTGTCGGAACTCTCGGGCGTCGAAGTCGCCGACGTATCGCCAATCGAGTTAATGTCGAAAGTACAGGAGTGGCAAAAACGACTCGACGGCGAATAA
- a CDS encoding aryl-sulfate sulfotransferase: protein MVSVIPRSGRRLGAGLMVVSIVSFALVLVVSAAVAPPISKAPTTNNAEKTVIGVQSTTTEGRVVVLDAAGEQIWDFGQAASYHDVSRLPNGSVLASFMERGDDDCGFYESPCAHTGVRIINPEPNARIVYEWSFPVRTSGNSEVHDAELLPSGELLIADMDRERVFTLAPNGTKTWQWNASQYYDSPPDPTRTDWLHINDVDRIGEDRYLVSVRNAHQLLVVERGEGVVEVVNEDRDTSVLNYQHNPQWLSEDAVLVADSENDRIVELHRNEATGQWEPEWQVHGAGGINFDWPRDADRLPNGNTLVTDSRNNRVVELNESGKMVWSARVPTVPYEADRDPGEYPAGNPADSDGVVGSGTTKLPVFSYLLDSARHVVALPYWLAGWHLAVGFVALLTFLVGFWLVVRSRKRRLHEQPQ from the coding sequence GTGGTTTCCGTGATTCCTCGTTCGGGTCGCCGACTCGGTGCCGGACTGATGGTCGTTTCCATCGTCAGCTTCGCGCTCGTATTGGTTGTGAGCGCCGCCGTCGCGCCGCCGATTTCGAAGGCACCGACGACGAACAACGCCGAAAAAACCGTCATCGGCGTACAATCGACGACCACCGAAGGCCGGGTCGTTGTCCTCGACGCCGCGGGCGAACAGATTTGGGATTTCGGCCAAGCAGCTAGTTATCACGACGTGTCCCGTCTCCCGAACGGGTCGGTTCTCGCGTCGTTCATGGAGCGGGGCGACGACGACTGCGGTTTTTACGAATCCCCCTGCGCGCACACGGGCGTCAGAATCATCAACCCCGAACCGAACGCCCGAATCGTCTACGAGTGGTCGTTTCCGGTTCGAACCAGCGGGAACAGCGAAGTCCACGATGCCGAACTGCTTCCGTCCGGCGAACTGCTAATCGCGGATATGGACAGAGAGCGCGTGTTCACGCTCGCGCCGAACGGGACGAAAACGTGGCAGTGGAACGCGAGCCAGTACTACGATTCGCCACCCGACCCGACCAGAACTGACTGGCTCCACATCAACGATGTTGACAGGATCGGTGAGGACAGATACCTCGTCTCGGTTCGCAACGCACATCAACTGCTCGTCGTAGAGCGCGGAGAGGGCGTCGTCGAAGTAGTGAACGAAGACCGCGACACGAGCGTGTTGAACTACCAGCACAATCCACAGTGGCTTTCCGAAGATGCGGTTCTCGTCGCCGATTCGGAAAACGACCGCATCGTGGAACTCCACCGAAACGAAGCCACGGGGCAGTGGGAACCCGAATGGCAGGTACACGGCGCGGGGGGAATCAACTTCGACTGGCCCCGCGATGCTGACCGTCTGCCAAACGGCAATACGCTCGTCACCGACAGTCGGAACAACCGCGTCGTAGAACTGAACGAATCGGGGAAAATGGTGTGGAGCGCACGGGTTCCAACGGTACCCTACGAAGCAGACCGCGACCCCGGCGAGTATCCAGCAGGAAATCCCGCCGATTCGGACGGTGTCGTCGGAAGCGGAACGACGAAACTGCCCGTCTTCAGCTATCTGCTCGACAGCGCCCGACACGTCGTCGCCCTCCCGTACTGGCTGGCGGGATGGCATCTCGCGGTCGGTTTCGTGGCACTTTTGACGTTTCTCGTCGGGTTCTGGCTGGTCGTTCGGAGTCGGAAAAGACGGTTGCATGAGCAACCACAGTAG
- a CDS encoding four-helix bundle copper-binding protein: MALAQIEHLSDEQQNCIDNCFEAAQASEWCADECAGEGEEMARCLRLCRDVADLTTQHARFMARNSNYSEQLAEACAGACEECAEECSQHDHDHCQVCADVLEECAESCRAMMA; this comes from the coding sequence ATGGCACTCGCACAAATCGAGCACCTGAGCGACGAACAGCAAAACTGCATCGACAACTGCTTCGAGGCCGCGCAAGCCAGCGAGTGGTGCGCGGACGAATGTGCAGGCGAAGGTGAAGAGATGGCACGGTGTCTGCGTCTCTGCCGAGACGTGGCCGACCTCACCACTCAGCACGCGCGGTTCATGGCGCGAAATTCGAACTACAGCGAACAGCTTGCGGAAGCCTGCGCCGGTGCATGCGAAGAGTGCGCCGAGGAGTGTTCCCAGCACGACCACGACCACTGTCAGGTCTGTGCCGACGTGTTAGAAGAGTGCGCCGAAAGCTGTCGTGCGATGATGGCATAA
- the thiD gene encoding bifunctional hydroxymethylpyrimidine kinase/phosphomethylpyrimidine kinase has product MTRIPAPVEPPVALTIAGSDSGGGAGIQADLKTMEAHGVFGTSVITSVTAQNTQGVEGTFTLPVGAIEEQCSAVLSDFDVRAVKTGMLAEAPVVRSVAERVAEIDVPVVIDPVMVATSGDRLLDSDGESAYEELIQHATLVTPNADEVEVLTGVKPEDDESAQSAGEELLEMGADAALIKGGHVPGEQVRDVLVAEDGVEIFTHDRIETDATHGSGCTLASAIAARLAQGNTLRESVAGVTKFMERAVRYHLDVGEGPGSVHHLVELRNDAERDSTAEAVERVVQSFVERDVSDLVPEVGMNVVGATPYAEKVGETAAAEGRITRTMSGVKPNRGVRFGASSHVARFLLSAREFDPDLRFAVNCRFDADVEAALSTLTGEVAEFDRSAEPKDVKAQEGSTMQWGARRAFESVDETPVAIIDRGEVGKEAIVKILAKDTEELQRRTFAVLSSL; this is encoded by the coding sequence ATGACCAGGATTCCGGCACCCGTCGAACCGCCGGTCGCGCTGACAATCGCCGGAAGCGACTCCGGTGGCGGCGCGGGGATTCAGGCCGATTTGAAGACGATGGAGGCCCACGGCGTGTTCGGGACCAGCGTCATCACGAGCGTCACGGCCCAGAACACGCAGGGCGTCGAGGGAACGTTCACGCTCCCCGTCGGAGCAATCGAGGAGCAGTGTTCCGCCGTCCTCTCGGATTTCGACGTTCGGGCGGTCAAAACCGGGATGCTCGCGGAAGCACCAGTCGTGCGGAGCGTTGCGGAACGGGTCGCGGAAATAGACGTTCCAGTCGTTATCGACCCCGTGATGGTCGCCACCTCCGGCGACCGACTGCTCGATTCGGATGGCGAATCGGCCTACGAGGAACTCATCCAGCACGCGACGCTCGTGACGCCGAACGCGGACGAGGTGGAAGTACTGACCGGCGTGAAACCCGAGGATGACGAAAGCGCGCAATCGGCGGGCGAGGAACTGCTCGAAATGGGTGCCGACGCCGCACTCATCAAGGGCGGGCACGTTCCAGGCGAGCAGGTTCGGGACGTGCTGGTGGCCGAGGACGGCGTCGAAATTTTTACTCACGACCGAATCGAGACGGACGCAACACATGGTTCCGGCTGCACGCTTGCCAGTGCCATCGCGGCCCGACTCGCGCAGGGAAACACCCTGCGCGAGTCGGTTGCAGGTGTGACGAAATTCATGGAACGCGCTGTGCGCTACCATCTGGATGTGGGCGAAGGGCCGGGGTCGGTTCACCACCTCGTTGAACTGCGGAACGACGCGGAACGCGATTCGACCGCCGAAGCAGTCGAGCGCGTCGTTCAGTCGTTCGTCGAACGGGACGTGAGCGACCTCGTGCCGGAAGTCGGGATGAACGTCGTCGGGGCGACCCCCTACGCCGAGAAAGTCGGTGAAACCGCCGCCGCCGAGGGCCGAATCACCCGAACCATGTCGGGCGTGAAGCCGAATCGCGGCGTGCGATTCGGCGCGTCCAGCCACGTCGCCAGATTCCTGCTTTCGGCGCGCGAGTTCGACCCCGACCTGCGGTTCGCCGTCAACTGCCGATTCGATGCCGACGTAGAAGCCGCACTCTCGACGCTCACCGGCGAGGTCGCAGAGTTCGACCGCTCGGCTGAACCGAAAGACGTGAAAGCACAGGAAGGCAGTACGATGCAGTGGGGTGCGAGACGGGCGTTCGAGTCGGTAGACGAGACGCCCGTCGCAATCATCGACCGGGGCGAAGTGGGGAAAGAGGCCATCGTAAAGATTCTCGCGAAGGACACGGAAGAACTGCAACGCCGGACGTTCGCGGTGCTTTCGTCGTTATAG
- a CDS encoding AIR synthase family protein, producing MDNLGKVDREFFEEYIYPHLGAERDDVTLSPQHGVDFGVFEVGGKAVATATDPIFIMPSLGFERAAWFAFHIIMSDVAVSGLTPTHLAVDFNLPPEITDEEFETIWKTFDREAKELGVSVVTGHTARYTGCNYPMVGGANAMAVGDPDDIVRPNGANPGDRVLLTKGPAVEATGLLSIQFEELMHGELPEETVEDAKDRFYDMSPVEDALVSAAAGNVTAMHDATEGGVHGALVEMARASGVHFDVSRESIPILPGVLEACKFFDINPWESISEGTLLLSVAPEDVDGVLAALDEADILAAEIGQVREGDGVEIDGERISHPEVDPFWGAFEEFMERSQ from the coding sequence ATGGACAACCTCGGCAAAGTAGACAGGGAGTTTTTCGAGGAGTACATTTACCCGCATCTCGGTGCGGAGCGCGACGACGTGACGCTGTCGCCACAGCACGGCGTCGATTTCGGCGTCTTCGAGGTCGGCGGAAAAGCGGTCGCAACCGCGACAGACCCGATTTTCATCATGCCCTCGCTCGGGTTCGAGCGCGCAGCGTGGTTCGCCTTCCACATCATCATGAGCGACGTGGCGGTGAGCGGACTCACGCCGACCCATCTCGCGGTGGATTTCAATCTCCCGCCGGAAATCACGGACGAGGAGTTCGAAACGATTTGGAAGACCTTCGACCGAGAGGCCAAGGAGTTAGGCGTCAGCGTCGTCACGGGCCACACAGCGCGCTACACAGGATGCAACTACCCGATGGTCGGCGGCGCGAACGCGATGGCCGTCGGCGACCCGGACGACATCGTTCGCCCGAACGGCGCGAATCCGGGCGACCGCGTCCTGCTCACGAAAGGGCCAGCGGTCGAAGCCACAGGTCTGCTTTCCATCCAATTCGAGGAGTTGATGCACGGAGAGTTGCCGGAGGAAACGGTCGAAGATGCAAAAGACCGATTTTACGATATGAGTCCGGTCGAAGATGCGCTGGTTTCCGCGGCGGCAGGGAACGTCACCGCGATGCACGACGCGACCGAGGGTGGCGTTCACGGCGCATTGGTCGAGATGGCCCGCGCGAGCGGGGTTCATTTCGACGTGAGCAGGGAGTCGATTCCGATTCTGCCGGGCGTGTTGGAGGCGTGTAAATTCTTCGACATCAACCCGTGGGAGTCGATTAGCGAAGGAACGCTCCTCCTTTCGGTCGCGCCCGAGGACGTAGACGGCGTCCTCGCCGCGCTGGACGAGGCCGACATTCTCGCCGCCGAAATCGGTCAAGTCCGCGAAGGCGACGGTGTCGAAATAGATGGCGAACGAATTTCTCATCCCGAGGTTGACCCGTTCTGGGGTGCCTTCGAGGAGTTCATGGAGCGTTCCCAATGA
- a CDS encoding AIR synthase family protein, whose translation MTDLGKIDRDFFDEHVYPYLGAERDDELLGPKHGVDFGVIELGSMANQTASDDVIDMGEQVVALATDPISILPELGFERAGWFAFHVVMSDVAVSGLQPTHLAVDFNLPPEITDEEFATVWKTFDREASELGVSVVTGHTARYSGCQYPWVGGATTLAVGKKENLVRPDGAKPGDSVLVTKGPGVETAGFLVTLFEDHIDLPEETIEDAKERFYDMSPVEDALVAADAGNVTAMHDATECGIHGALVEMARAADVKFDVSHDDVPILPGVLEACEFFDINPWESTTEGTLVLTVAPESTDAVLSALSDAGIPAAEMGTVREGDGVYVDGSRIEHPDVDPSWQVFAEYADRD comes from the coding sequence ATGACCGACCTCGGGAAGATAGACCGCGATTTCTTCGACGAACACGTCTATCCGTATCTTGGCGCGGAACGCGACGACGAACTGCTCGGGCCCAAGCATGGCGTCGATTTCGGGGTTATCGAGCTTGGCTCGATGGCTAATCAGACTGCGTCTGATGATGTGATTGACATGGGGGAGCAAGTCGTCGCCCTCGCCACCGATCCGATTTCGATTTTGCCAGAACTCGGATTCGAACGCGCCGGGTGGTTCGCCTTCCACGTCGTGATGAGCGACGTGGCGGTCAGTGGCCTGCAACCGACCCATCTCGCGGTGGACTTCAACCTGCCGCCGGAAATCACCGACGAGGAGTTCGCAACCGTCTGGAAAACATTTGACCGCGAAGCTTCAGAATTGGGCGTCAGCGTCGTTACGGGCCACACAGCGCGATATTCCGGTTGTCAATATCCATGGGTTGGCGGAGCGACGACGTTGGCGGTCGGCAAGAAGGAAAACCTTGTTCGACCAGATGGGGCAAAACCGGGGGACAGCGTCCTCGTCACGAAAGGCCCGGGCGTCGAGACGGCCGGGTTTCTGGTCACGCTGTTCGAAGACCACATCGACCTGCCGGAGGAAACCATCGAGGATGCGAAAGAGCGGTTCTACGACATGAGTCCCGTGGAGGACGCCTTAGTTGCGGCAGATGCAGGAAACGTTACCGCAATGCACGACGCCACGGAATGTGGGATTCACGGCGCGCTAGTCGAGATGGCCCGGGCGGCGGATGTCAAATTCGACGTGAGTCACGACGACGTGCCGATTCTGCCGGGCGTGCTGGAGGCGTGCGAGTTTTTCGACATCAATCCGTGGGAGTCCACGACCGAGGGAACGCTCGTCCTCACCGTCGCGCCGGAAAGCACCGACGCGGTGCTTTCTGCGCTCTCCGACGCCGGGATTCCGGCGGCCGAAATGGGTACAGTGCGTGAGGGTGATGGAGTGTACGTCGATGGTAGTCGAATCGAGCATCCCGACGTAGACCCTTCGTGGCAGGTGTTCGCCGAGTACGCAGACCGGGACTAA
- a CDS encoding NAD-dependent epimerase/dehydratase family protein has product MTRIAVTGAAGNVGRETLAALEEYDVTPITHSEHDDIDGEVCDVTNAQRVSEVLAGHDVVVHLAANPSPEADWRSTVDVNIEGTRNVFEAAREHDIDRVVFASSNHAVGMYNANDPAETETMVTGHAHPVYPDDPPRPDSYYGVSKVTGEALGTYFANRHGIEVVNLRIGWLLSEDELRETQTESDEHARFSRAMWLSPQDCRNVIHASVTADLPEPTVTAHATSRNDDRFLSLLATERALGYRPRNNASEVLD; this is encoded by the coding sequence ATGACACGAATCGCAGTGACGGGCGCGGCGGGGAACGTCGGACGCGAAACGCTCGCCGCCCTCGAAGAGTACGACGTAACCCCCATCACGCACAGCGAGCATGACGACATCGACGGCGAGGTATGCGACGTGACCAACGCCCAGCGGGTTTCGGAAGTCCTTGCTGGCCACGACGTGGTCGTTCACCTCGCCGCGAATCCCTCGCCGGAGGCCGATTGGCGAAGCACCGTGGACGTGAACATCGAAGGGACGCGCAACGTCTTCGAGGCCGCCCGCGAACACGACATCGACCGCGTCGTCTTCGCCTCCTCCAACCACGCCGTCGGGATGTACAACGCGAACGACCCGGCAGAAACGGAAACGATGGTTACCGGTCACGCCCATCCGGTCTACCCCGACGATCCGCCGCGTCCGGACTCCTACTACGGCGTGAGCAAAGTCACCGGAGAAGCCCTCGGAACGTACTTCGCAAACCGCCACGGTATCGAGGTGGTCAACCTCAGAATCGGCTGGCTTCTCTCGGAAGACGAACTGAGAGAGACGCAGACTGAATCGGACGAACACGCCCGATTCTCTCGCGCGATGTGGCTGAGTCCCCAAGATTGTCGGAACGTAATACACGCCTCGGTCACCGCAGACCTGCCCGAACCGACGGTTACTGCCCACGCCACCTCGCGTAACGACGACCGATTCCTCTCGCTTCTTGCAACCGAACGAGCGTTGGGCTATCGTCCGCGTAACAACGCCTCCGAAGTACTCGACTGA
- a CDS encoding DUF6735 family protein: MGHRALVAYERPDGRYDRHYAHWGATSLALRHKITAETPFAEESKSETQWKPAIEPTPQATVLSCKETANFDYQQIEALYVVSLAWVVTTYIPLWFGPTERTDPTVGALVAVRDDHDAVHVREWFRATRAVVRDMVRRGVLGEHEATNYLARRTTEWAGDRREVISMV, encoded by the coding sequence GTGGGACACAGAGCACTCGTCGCCTACGAGCGACCGGACGGCCGTTACGACCGCCACTATGCACACTGGGGCGCGACTTCCCTCGCGCTTCGACACAAAATCACGGCGGAGACGCCGTTCGCGGAGGAAAGTAAATCCGAAACCCAGTGGAAACCCGCTATCGAACCGACTCCCCAAGCCACTGTACTCTCCTGCAAGGAGACGGCAAACTTCGACTATCAGCAGATAGAGGCGTTGTACGTCGTCTCACTCGCGTGGGTCGTCACGACGTACATCCCGCTCTGGTTCGGCCCCACGGAGCGCACTGACCCGACCGTCGGCGCGCTCGTCGCGGTTCGTGACGACCACGACGCAGTCCACGTCCGAGAGTGGTTTCGGGCCACACGGGCGGTCGTCCGGGATATGGTTCGTCGCGGAGTGCTCGGAGAGCACGAAGCGACGAACTACCTCGCCAGACGAACGACCGAGTGGGCGGGCGACCGTCGAGAGGTGATCTCGATGGTCTGA
- the nucS gene encoding endonuclease NucS: protein MQAPTHREAQRQVESAIERGDLLTLFGRCTVEYDGRAESYLGPGDRLVVLKPDGTALVHTEEGQKPVNWQPPGGTFESELTDEQLLVRSRRPNPDESLEVHFESVTQLSAFDVTDAKEISLAGSEEDLRQRILTDPDLVEAGFTPLATERQTAAGAIDIYGKDANGTTLVVELKRRRVGPDAVGQLRRYIDALRRDLHAGAEVRGVLIAPSVTERARNMLAESGLEFVSLEP from the coding sequence ATACAAGCACCGACACACCGAGAAGCACAGCGACAGGTCGAATCGGCAATCGAGCGAGGCGACCTCCTCACCCTGTTCGGGCGCTGTACCGTCGAGTACGACGGCCGCGCGGAGAGCTATCTCGGTCCCGGCGACCGACTCGTCGTCCTCAAACCCGACGGCACCGCGCTCGTTCACACCGAGGAAGGACAAAAGCCGGTCAACTGGCAACCGCCGGGCGGGACGTTCGAGTCCGAACTGACCGACGAGCAACTGCTGGTGAGAAGCAGACGACCGAATCCGGACGAATCGCTCGAAGTACACTTCGAATCCGTCACCCAACTCTCGGCGTTCGACGTGACCGACGCGAAAGAAATTTCGCTCGCCGGGAGCGAAGAAGACCTCAGACAGCGTATCTTGACCGACCCCGACCTCGTGGAAGCGGGTTTCACGCCGCTGGCAACCGAGCGCCAAACCGCCGCCGGAGCCATCGACATCTACGGCAAAGACGCGAACGGAACGACGTTAGTTGTCGAACTCAAGCGGCGGCGCGTCGGCCCGGACGCGGTCGGGCAGCTTCGCAGATACATCGACGCGCTCCGGCGTGACCTCCACGCCGGAGCAGAAGTTAGAGGAGTACTGATTGCCCCCTCGGTCACGGAGCGCGCTCGAAATATGCTGGCAGAAAGCGGATTGGAGTTCGTTTCGCTGGAACCCTAA